Proteins encoded within one genomic window of Empedobacter falsenii:
- a CDS encoding four helix bundle protein — translation MQDYKKLKVWELSHELTLVVYQKTSVFPKEELFGLISQLRRASSSIPTNIAEGCGRFSQKELSQFLNISLGSANETSYLLFLSKDLNYITAEDFQDLENKIEQIKAMLIKLIQKIKNV, via the coding sequence ATGCAGGATTATAAGAAATTAAAAGTTTGGGAATTAAGTCACGAATTAACATTAGTGGTTTATCAAAAAACTTCTGTTTTTCCGAAAGAAGAATTATTTGGTTTGATATCTCAGCTTCGTAGAGCTTCAAGTTCAATTCCAACTAACATAGCAGAAGGATGTGGAAGATTTTCACAAAAAGAGTTATCGCAATTCTTAAATATTAGTTTAGGATCAGCCAATGAAACATCATACTTATTATTCTTATCAAAGGATTTAAACTATATCACCGCAGAAGATTTTCAAGATTTAGAAAATAAAATTGAGCAAATTAAAGCGATGTTAATCAAATTAATCCAAAAAATTAAAAACGTATAA
- the argC gene encoding N-acetyl-gamma-glutamyl-phosphate reductase: MTNKINVSIVGGAGYTAGELLRILIHHPMVNISSVYSTSNAGNPVTKVHDDLFGETDIVFSDKIDENADVVFLCLGHGKSAEFLQNNTYSANTKIIDLSNDFRLNENHIFEDRTFAYGLPELDREAIKTAQNIANPGCFATAIQLALLPLAVNNEIKNDIHINAVTGSTGAGQSLSASTHFSWRNNNVSFYKEFTHQHEGEIYQTLNQLEKDFNNKVYFLPMRGDFARGILAGVYLKSDLSEEEAKNIFNEYYKNEPFTHVSDAPIALKQVVNTNKCFLHVQKQDDVLLITSIIDNLTKGASGQAVENMNLMFGWEENLGLNLKTVAF, encoded by the coding sequence ATGACAAACAAAATTAACGTAAGCATTGTAGGAGGTGCTGGCTACACAGCAGGCGAACTGCTAAGAATATTGATACATCACCCGATGGTTAATATTTCGTCTGTGTACAGTACATCAAATGCAGGCAACCCCGTTACCAAAGTGCACGACGATTTGTTTGGAGAAACTGACATCGTATTTTCGGATAAAATAGACGAAAATGCTGATGTCGTTTTTTTATGCCTTGGTCACGGAAAATCGGCAGAGTTTTTACAAAACAATACTTACTCAGCCAACACAAAAATTATTGATTTGAGCAACGATTTTCGATTAAATGAGAACCACATTTTCGAAGATAGAACGTTTGCTTACGGTTTACCAGAATTAGACCGAGAAGCAATCAAAACAGCTCAAAATATTGCAAATCCAGGTTGTTTTGCAACGGCTATTCAGTTAGCATTGTTACCATTGGCAGTGAATAATGAAATCAAAAATGATATTCACATCAATGCTGTAACGGGTTCTACAGGTGCCGGACAAAGTTTATCTGCTTCTACGCACTTTAGTTGGCGAAATAATAACGTTTCTTTCTACAAAGAATTTACGCATCAACATGAAGGAGAAATTTACCAAACATTGAATCAATTAGAAAAAGATTTCAATAACAAAGTATATTTTTTACCAATGCGAGGAGATTTTGCGCGCGGAATTTTAGCAGGTGTTTATTTAAAATCTGATTTATCAGAAGAAGAAGCAAAAAATATCTTCAATGAATATTACAAAAACGAACCTTTTACACATGTTTCTGATGCTCCAATTGCTCTGAAACAAGTTGTAAATACTAATAAATGTTTTTTACACGTACAGAAACAAGATGATGTATTGTTAATTACTTCTATCATTGATAATTTAACAAAAGGAGCTTCTGGACAAGCCGTAGAAAACATGAATTTGATGTTCGGTTGGGAAGAAAACTTAGGACTTAATCTTAAAACGGTGGCGTTTTAA